In one Pseudoclavibacter sp. Marseille-Q3772 genomic region, the following are encoded:
- a CDS encoding ABC transporter permease: MTATARRIAAPLALAAALLIGWELYVRLGGISETFLPAPSTLAQRLWLECTRGPMLRHTGVTLTEALYGTGIAVIIALPLGYLVGRVRWIRHTLTPYIAASQAIPAVALAPLLALWIGYGLTPIAILCAIVAFFPMLVTTVLGIRAIPTDVLEAARLDGANWAQTLRWVEGPLMLPSVLAGVRAGIALSVTGAVVGEFTMGGKGLGMLLTLFRDANDTAGLFATLIMLVALALGLFTAIYLLEHLASRRGRGTPRRRASVPLLNP; this comes from the coding sequence ATGACCGCGACCGCACGGCGCATCGCCGCACCACTCGCGCTCGCCGCCGCACTGCTCATCGGCTGGGAGCTCTACGTGCGGCTCGGCGGCATCAGCGAAACCTTCCTGCCCGCTCCCTCCACCCTCGCGCAACGCCTCTGGCTCGAATGCACGCGCGGCCCGATGCTACGCCACACCGGCGTCACCCTCACCGAAGCGCTCTACGGCACCGGCATCGCCGTCATCATCGCGCTGCCCCTGGGCTACCTCGTCGGGCGCGTGCGCTGGATCCGCCACACGCTCACTCCCTACATCGCCGCATCCCAAGCCATCCCCGCCGTCGCGCTCGCCCCGCTGCTGGCCTTGTGGATCGGCTACGGCCTCACCCCCATCGCGATCCTGTGCGCGATCGTCGCGTTCTTCCCAATGCTCGTGACCACCGTGCTCGGCATCCGCGCCATCCCCACCGACGTGCTCGAAGCCGCCCGGCTCGACGGCGCCAACTGGGCGCAAACCCTGCGCTGGGTCGAGGGCCCGCTCATGCTGCCGAGCGTGCTGGCGGGTGTGCGCGCCGGAATCGCACTCTCGGTCACCGGCGCGGTCGTCGGCGAGTTCACCATGGGCGGCAAGGGCCTGGGTATGCTCCTCACCCTGTTTCGGGATGCAAATGACACGGCCGGTCTGTTCGCCACGCTCATCATGCTGGTCGCCCTCGCCCTGGGTCTGTTCACCGCCATCTACCTGCTCGAACACCTCGCCAGCCGACGCGGACGCGGCACACCCCGCCGCCGCGCATCCGTGCCGCTGCTCAACCCCTGA
- a CDS encoding DUF3151 domain-containing protein, translating into MDARNLLGIPETRLAAEPEVTSALEQTPNELAALEQLAAEYPESSAVWASAADAAFAAGRHVTAYAYARVGYHRGLDALRKAGWRGQGPVPWEHEPNRGVLRSVWQLRRAADAIGETAEVERLTAFLRDADPVALDAAGQD; encoded by the coding sequence ATGGATGCACGCAACCTATTGGGAATCCCAGAAACCCGTCTCGCAGCCGAACCCGAAGTCACCTCAGCGCTCGAGCAGACGCCGAACGAGCTGGCCGCACTCGAGCAGCTCGCCGCCGAGTACCCCGAGTCGTCTGCGGTGTGGGCGAGCGCTGCCGACGCCGCGTTCGCCGCGGGCCGGCACGTCACGGCGTATGCGTACGCTCGCGTCGGCTATCACCGTGGCTTGGATGCATTGCGCAAAGCGGGTTGGCGCGGGCAGGGTCCCGTTCCTTGGGAGCATGAGCCGAATCGCGGCGTCCTTCGCAGCGTGTGGCAGCTGCGTCGCGCTGCCGATGCCATCGGTGAAACTGCGGAGGTTGAGCGGCTCACAGCGTTCTTACGTGATGCCGATCCGGTCGCGTTGGATGCGGCCGGTCAGGACTAA